The DNA region GGTCGTAGACCATCTTGTCGGGCTTCTCGAGGTCGTCCGCGCGCGCGAGATAGAGATGGTGCGCGATCACGGCCTGGTCGGCGAGATAGACCAGGGCGGCCTTGGAATCGACGACCGGCGCGCGGAAGCTGCCGCCCTTCTCGCGGCGGGGAAACTCGATGCGTTCGATCCAGTCGGGGAAATAGTCCGGCGTGTCCTTGTGATAGAAATCCTTGCCGCCGACCCCGTCGGGGAAGCGGTGCATGTTCACCCCATAGTGCTCCATGTGGGGGATCATCACCTCGGCCATGGTCTCGTAATAGTCGACGAGATCGCCCTTGGTGAGGTCCCTGTCCGGGAAGAAAATCTTGTCCCGGCTGGAGATGTCGAGCCGGTGGTTGCCGATCTTCATGAGCCGCGCGCCTCCGGCTCGGTGACCTGGCTCTCGGCCTCCTTGTGGACGTCCTTGGGATCCTTGTCGCGCCGCAGGCCCTGGAAGCGGGGATGGCGCAGCCTGTCCTCGCCGGTCCACTCGGTGAATTCCACCTCGCCGACGAGTTCGGGCTCGACGAAATGGACGCCCTTCGCCGGCGGATCGCCCTCGTCATACGGGGAGTCCTCGCGCTCGATCCGATCGAGCTTCTCGCGCGTGTCTTCGAGGAACTCGTCGTCGAAACCGGTGCCGACCTGGCCGGCATAAACGAGCTTGCCGTCGCGGTAGAAGCCCAGCAGCAGGGCGCCGAAGCCCTTGCGCTCGCCCTGCGGCTCGGTGAAGCCGCCGATGACGAATTCCTGCTGCATGACGCATTTGAACTTCAGCCAGTTCGCGCTGCGCCCATGGGTGTAGCCGGCATCGGCCTTCTTCGCGATCAGGCCCTCCCAGCCCTTGTCGCAGGCCTGTTCGTAGTAATCGAGGCTGTCGGCGATGCGGTGCTCGGTGAAGCGCAGCGGGTCCTCCCATTCCACCGCCTCGCGCAGGAGCGATTTCCTCTCCTTCAGCGGCACGTTCGAGAGGTCGTGGCCGTCGGCATGCATGCAGTCGAACACGTAATAGAAGACCTTGACCTGGCGGGCAGCCTCCTCGGGGCCGGACGCCTGCATGCGCGGCTGCAGGCGCTGGAAATCGCTGACACCGTCCTCGTCGAAGGCCGCCATCTCGCCATCGAGCACGAGACCCTTCGCGGCGTGCTCGCCAAGCGCCTCGGCGATGTCGGGATAGGTGTCGTTCAGGCACTTCCCGTTGCGGCTCATCAGCCGGACCGAGCCGTCCTCCTCGACATAGGCGACGACCCGCTCGCCATCGAGCTTCCTTTCGAAGACCCAGTCCTCGCTGGTGAAATGGTCGTGGGTGAGCCTGGCGAGCATCGGGTCCATCCAGTCGGGGAAGTTCCGCGCCTTCGCCTTGTCGCGCGCATCCTCGCCGAGCGTGTCGATCAGCTTCGCCATGGGGCCCGTCCGCCTCGTCTGCAGCTCGCCTGTTCAAAGCCTGCCGCGGCGAGCCTGTTCCATCGGGGCCGGGGCCCGCGTGTGATCGAGAGACCACAGTTCGCCGAACCTGCAGCATCGCGCCGGAACGAACCCGGCCCCTTGCCGGTTCTGGTGTCCCAAGGGGGGAACTCGCCTCGAAACCTGCTGGCCGCATGTGAGGGCCCAGATGCCGCGATCGCGCCCGACCGTCCTCGTCGTGGAGGACGATGCCATCATCGCGCTCGACATGAAGTCGATGCTCGAACAGTGCGGGTGCGTGGTGATGGGACCGGCCAGCAGCATCGAGCGGGCGCTGACGCTGCTGGAAAGCGAAACGCCCGACGCCGGCGTGCTCGACATCAATCTGCGCGAGGAACGCATCTGGCCCGTCGCCCGGGCCCTGCACGAGCGCGGCACGCCTTTCGTGCTGGCCAGCGGCTACAGCCGGGTCGAGGTCGATCCGGCCTTCCAGTCCGCGCCGCTCCTGAGCAAGCCGGTACTCATCTCCGACATCAGGCGCGGCCTGGCGAGGATCGGAATACTGAAGGACGGCGGCTGACCGGGCCGGCCGGAATTTTTCCGGCCGGAGCTGTTGCCAACATATAAGGATATCCTTATACGTCTTCTCGCGCCGATTTGAGCTTCAGCTTGCGGGCGCGGAACAAATGCAGCTAAAGCGAAGCGACGAGGCGGAAATTCGGACCTGGAGCCGAACCGCGCCCCGTTTCTTCCCCGGCGTTCGCTGATTTGCTCCGCTCCCGCGTCCACCGACCGGAGAGCGTCATGACCGCCCTGTCCCCTGCCCGAACAGCACCGCCCGCCCGCACCCGAAGCGGCCTCATGCGCGCGGTGCTGTTCGGGCACGGCACGGTGGGCGGCGGGGTCGCCGCCGCGCTGCCGGCCGGCGTGCGCCTGGACGGCGTGGTCGTGCGCAGCCGCCGCAGCGGCCTGCCGCGTTCGGTCCCGGTCTTCACCGCGCCGGACGAGGCCCTCGCCCTCAAGCCCGACCTCGTCATCGAGGCCCTGCCCGGCGGGGCGCAGGCCGAGGCCGTGCTGGAGCGCGCGGTCGCGCTCGGCTGCCATGTCGTCAGCGCCAACAAGGAGGTCTGCGCGCGCCGGCCCGACCTCGCCGCCCGGGCGCGCGAGCAGGGCACGGCCTTCCTGTGCTCGGCCGCGGTCGGCGGCGGGGTGCCTGTGCTGGAGACCGTGGAGCGCCTCGCGCACGGCGGCCAGGGCCTTTCCCGCGTGCGCGGCGTGCTGAACGGCACCTCGAACTTCGTGCTCGACCGGCTGGCGGACGGCGAGCGGCTCGACGACGCCATCGCGGCGGCGCAGGCGGCGGGCTTCGCCGAGGCCGATCCGGGCGCCGATCTCGACGGGCGCGACGCGGCCTGCAAGCTCGCCCTGATCGCGCGCACCGCCTGGGGCGTCGACCTCGATCCGGCGGCCATCCCCGCCCGCTCGATCCGCGACCTGCCCGCCGGTCTGCCGGCGAAGGCCGCGCGCGAGGGCCGGCGCGTGCGCCAGGTCGCCGCGCTCGCCCGCGCCGGCGACGGCGTGCATGCCGGCGTGCGCCTGGAAGTGCTCGATCTCGACGATCCCCTGTCGCGCGCGCGCCTGGAGGGCAATTGCGTCGTGCTCACGCCGGAGACCGGCACCCCGCTCATCCTGTCCGGCAAGGGGGCTGGCCGTGTACCCACTGCGGCGAGCATGCTCGCCGACATCGCCCGGCTGGTGGCGGAGCGCTGCCGATGAGCATCCAGACCGCCGACCACATCGCGAGCTTCGAGCCCGGCCCCGGCCGCTGGATCGAGACCGCGGGCCGCGTCACCGGCGCGCCGGGAAAGCCGGGCGTGATCGTGCTCGGCGGAATCAGCGCGCACCGGCGCCTCGTCGCGGACGGGACCGGGCCGGGCTGGTGGCCGGGCGTGGCGGGGCCCGGCGGCGCGCTCGATCCGGCGCGCTACCGGCTCCTCTCCTTCGACTTCCTCGCAGAGACCGTCGCCCCCTTTCCCACCATCCACGACCAGGCCCGCGCCCTCGCCGCGCTCGCCGACGCGGCCGGGTTCGACCGCTTCTCGGTGGTCGGGGCGAGCTATGGCGGGACGATCGCCCTCGCCCTTGCCGCCATGGCGCCGCAGCGCGTGAGCCGCATCGCGGTGCTCGCCGCGGCGGGCCGGGTCCATCCCATGGCCACGGCCTGGCGCTCGATCCAGCGCGACATCGTGCGCTTCGCGCTGGCCAGGAATGACGGGGCGGGCGGGGTGGATCTCGCGCGCCGGCTCGCCATGACGACCTACCGGACGGCGGAGGAGTTCGAGCAGCGCTTCCGCGATCCCGACCCGGACAGCCGCGATGCGGCGGGCGTGGCGGCCTATCTGAAAACGCGCGGCGCGGACTACGCGGCGAAGACGCCGCCGCAGCGCTTCCTCGCCCTGTCGCGCTCGATGGACGAGGTCGAACTCGACCTCTCCGCCATTCGCTGTCCCGTCGCCCTGCTCGGCTTCGAATCGGACCGGCTCGTGCCGCCCGCCGATGTCGAATGGACGGCCGCGCAGCTCGCCGACGCGCGCTGCGAGATCGCGGCGAGCCTCTACGGCCATGACGGCTTCCTGAAGGAACCCGCCCGCGTCAACGCCTTCCTGGAGGATCTGCTGTGAGCCATCGCTTCGCCACCCGCGCAGTGCGCGCCGGCCTCAATGCGGAGGGCGGCCATCGGGGCGTCGTCGCCCCGGTCAGCGTCTCGGCGACCTATCGCCGGAACGATCCCGGGGAAGCCGGTGCCTTCGACTATGCGCGCACCGCCCATCCCTCCCGCGCGCTGCTGGAAGCCGCGCTCGCCGATCTGGAAGGCGCGGCGGGCGCCTGCGTGACCGCGTCCGGCATGGCCGCGATCGATCTGTTGCTCAACGATCTGCCGAACGGGGCGCGCGTGGTGTGCGCGCACGACTGCTATGGCGGTACGCGGCGCCTGTTCGATGCGCGTGCGAGCCAGGGCCGCATCGAGGTCGTCTATGCCGATGCGAGCGATCCCGCGGCCCTGGAGGCAGCCCTGGCATCCGGCGCCGACCTGCTCTTCCTGGAGACCCCGTCCAATCCGCGCCTGAGGGTCACCGATCTCGCCGCCGCGAGCGCCCTCGCGCGCAAGGCCGGCGCGCTCGTGGCGGTCGACAACACGGTGCTCACCCCCGCCCTGCAGCGCCCGCTCGAACACGGGGCCGACATCGTGGTGGCCTCGGTGACCAAGATGCTCAACGGCCATTCCGACATGGTCGGCGGCATGCTCGCCTGCGCCGACGCGGCGCGGCACGAACGCCTGTGCTGGTGGGCGAACGCGGCCGGGCTCGGCTCGGGCGCGTTCGACTGCTTCCTGGCCCTGCGGGGTCTTCGAACCCTGCCCCTGCGCGCCGGTGCACAGAGCGCGTCCGCGCTCGAGCTCGCCGAACGTCTCGCTGCGGCGCCCGGCGTCGCGCGCGTCGATTATCCGGGGCTGAAGACCCATCCCGGCCACGCCGTCGCCGCGCGCCAGCAGAGCGGCTTCGGACCGCTGCTGAGCCTCGAGCTGGAGGGCGGGACGGACCGGGCCGTCGCCTTCGTCAAGCGGCTCGAGCTCTTCACGCTCGCGCAGTCGCTCGGCGGGGTGGAGAGCCTCGCCTGCATCCCGGCCACCATGACCCATGCCGCGATGAGCG from Marinicauda algicola includes:
- a CDS encoding response regulator; this encodes MPRSRPTVLVVEDDAIIALDMKSMLEQCGCVVMGPASSIERALTLLESETPDAGVLDINLREERIWPVARALHERGTPFVLASGYSRVEVDPAFQSAPLLSKPVLISDIRRGLARIGILKDGG
- the ligD gene encoding non-homologous end-joining DNA ligase; translation: MAKLIDTLGEDARDKAKARNFPDWMDPMLARLTHDHFTSEDWVFERKLDGERVVAYVEEDGSVRLMSRNGKCLNDTYPDIAEALGEHAAKGLVLDGEMAAFDEDGVSDFQRLQPRMQASGPEEAARQVKVFYYVFDCMHADGHDLSNVPLKERKSLLREAVEWEDPLRFTEHRIADSLDYYEQACDKGWEGLIAKKADAGYTHGRSANWLKFKCVMQQEFVIGGFTEPQGERKGFGALLLGFYRDGKLVYAGQVGTGFDDEFLEDTREKLDRIEREDSPYDEGDPPAKGVHFVEPELVGEVEFTEWTGEDRLRHPRFQGLRRDKDPKDVHKEAESQVTEPEARGS
- a CDS encoding trans-sulfuration enzyme family protein yields the protein MSHRFATRAVRAGLNAEGGHRGVVAPVSVSATYRRNDPGEAGAFDYARTAHPSRALLEAALADLEGAAGACVTASGMAAIDLLLNDLPNGARVVCAHDCYGGTRRLFDARASQGRIEVVYADASDPAALEAALASGADLLFLETPSNPRLRVTDLAAASALARKAGALVAVDNTVLTPALQRPLEHGADIVVASVTKMLNGHSDMVGGMLACADAARHERLCWWANAAGLGSGAFDCFLALRGLRTLPLRAGAQSASALELAERLAAAPGVARVDYPGLKTHPGHAVAARQQSGFGPLLSLELEGGTDRAVAFVKRLELFTLAQSLGGVESLACIPATMTHAAMSAEARAEAGIADALVRLSVGVEDVEDLRADLEGALTATAQNA
- a CDS encoding homoserine dehydrogenase; translated protein: MTALSPARTAPPARTRSGLMRAVLFGHGTVGGGVAAALPAGVRLDGVVVRSRRSGLPRSVPVFTAPDEALALKPDLVIEALPGGAQAEAVLERAVALGCHVVSANKEVCARRPDLAARAREQGTAFLCSAAVGGGVPVLETVERLAHGGQGLSRVRGVLNGTSNFVLDRLADGERLDDAIAAAQAAGFAEADPGADLDGRDAACKLALIARTAWGVDLDPAAIPARSIRDLPAGLPAKAAREGRRVRQVAALARAGDGVHAGVRLEVLDLDDPLSRARLEGNCVVLTPETGTPLILSGKGAGRVPTAASMLADIARLVAERCR
- the metX gene encoding homoserine O-succinyltransferase MetX, which codes for MSIQTADHIASFEPGPGRWIETAGRVTGAPGKPGVIVLGGISAHRRLVADGTGPGWWPGVAGPGGALDPARYRLLSFDFLAETVAPFPTIHDQARALAALADAAGFDRFSVVGASYGGTIALALAAMAPQRVSRIAVLAAAGRVHPMATAWRSIQRDIVRFALARNDGAGGVDLARRLAMTTYRTAEEFEQRFRDPDPDSRDAAGVAAYLKTRGADYAAKTPPQRFLALSRSMDEVELDLSAIRCPVALLGFESDRLVPPADVEWTAAQLADARCEIAASLYGHDGFLKEPARVNAFLEDLL